The genomic stretch AACCACGGTTACCTGGAAAGCTGGGCGCGCCAGGGCGTGCTGTTACTGAATACGGTGCTTACCGTACGGGCGGGTCAGGCGCACTCGCACGCCAGTCTGGGCTGGGAGACGTTTACCGATAAAGTCATCAGCCTTATCAACGAGCATCGTGAAGGGGTGGTGTTTTTACTTTGGGGTTCTCACGCGCAGAAGAAAGGGGCGATTATCGATCGTCAGCGTCATCACGTGCTCAAGGCACCGCACCCGTCACCGCTGTCTGCGCATCGCGGTTTCTTTGGCAGTAATCATTTTGTTCTGGCGAATGAATGGCTGGAAAAAAGTGGCGAAAAGCCGATTGACTGGATGCCTGTATTACCGGCAGAGAGCGAGTAGTTTGAGTTTGTATGCCCGGCTCACCGGGCATACAAAAAGCAAAATGGCTTATGCCTTATTCTGACGCCACCATTCGGCCAGCAGTACGCCGGTCGCAACGGATACGTTCAGACTTTCCACATTGCCTGTTCCGTCGATAGAGACGCTCAGATCCGCACTGGAGAGCGCCGCGTCAGACAGACCATCACGTTCCTGACCTAATACCAGCACCATTTTGCGCGGCAGCGTCGCTTTAAACAGCGGCGTACCGGCATGGCTCGAGGTGGTCACGATGGAATAACCCGCTTTACGGAACTGCTCGAGGGCGTCCAGAACGCTGTCGCCGGTGATCGGCTGTACGTGCTCGGCTCCGCCTTCCGCAGTACGGATCGCTGCGCCGGATTCCAGCAGCGCGGCATCCTGCAACAGCACGCCTTTCACGCCAAAGTGCGCGCAGCTGCGCATCATTGCGCCCAGATTGTGCGGGTTGCCCACATCTTCCAGCGCCAGCACGCAGTCATCGGCATCCGCCTGGCTGACCCACTGCTGCACGGTGGTGCCGTTACGCTTTTTGATCAGGAAGCAGACGCCGCCGTGGTGTTCAGTACCGGACGCTTTGGTCAGCTCCGCATCATCCACCACGTGGTAGGCTTTACGGTTCGCGGCCATCCAGCGCAGCGCTTCTTTAAAGCGCGGGGTCACGCTCTGGATAAACCAGGCGCGGACGATACATTCAGGACGGCTCTGGAACAGCGCCTGGCAGGCGTTCTCGCCATACACGCGGGTCTCTTCCGCACGCTGACGGCGCAGTACTTCCGGGTCGATAAAGCTTTTACCGCTGATACCGCCGTGATCGGCCTTTTCTGGCGTTTCGTCGCCAGGGGCACGAGAAACGGTGCGCCACGGGGAGGCGTTATCACGTGAGAAATCATCACGCGGACGATCGTCGCGTGGACGGTCACTGCGTGGGCGGTCGGAACGCGGACGATCATCGCGTTTGCGATCGTCACGTTTGCGGTCATCACCGCGGTTATTTCTGTCATCGCGGGCGGGGCGACGGCCACCGTCTGCACGAGAAGACGCCGGACGCCCGCCACCTTTTCCGGTACGCGGATTTTGGGTGCGTTTATCAGAGTCATCATCACTGCGGACATACATCACTTTGACCTTGCCGCTTTTGTTTTTCATTTCGTCGTTCATGCTTTTCTCCACCAGCGCTGCGCGAAGCGCGCAGATTACCCGATGTGCCAGCGCATAGCCATAATTTCGTACAAAAGCCTGTGACTATTGTTCTCATTGAATAAAACGCATTGTTGTTTCAAACAGGCTCATTGATAATATGTAACATATTAGAAACATTATCGGCGTTGTGCCGCTGTCCCACGGCTCTATCAGAGGTTAGTTATGAATACCGTATGTGCCAACTGTCAGGCTCTTAACCGCATTCCGGACGATCGGATTGAAGATGGTGCGAAATGCGGACGCTGCGGCCATGAATTGTTTGATGGCGAGGTCATTAACGCGACGGGTGCTACGCTGGACAAACTCCTTAAGGACGATCTTCCTGTCGTGATCGATTTCTGGGCGCCATGGTGCGGCCCATGCCGTAGCTTCGCGCCGATCTTCGAAGATGTGGCCGAAGAGCGTAGCGGAAAAATGCGGTTCGTTAAGGTCAATACCGAAGCCGAACCCGAACTGAGCGCACGTTTTCGTATTCGCAGCATCCCGACCATTATGATTTTCAAAAATGGCGAAGCGATCGATATGCTCAACGGTGCGGTTCCAAAAGCGCCTTTTGAAAGCTGGTTAAACGAGTCGCTGTAACATTCACGGGGCACGTCTTGTGCCCCGCTCCCGCCTCTGCGAAAATAGCGTTTTTCCTGCATTTCGCTCATGACTGATAACGCTGTCCTTAAATTACGCGCCGAACGCCTTGCGCGCGCCACACGACCGTTCCTCGCCCGAGGCAACCGTATTCGCCGCTGTCAGCGCTGCCTGCTGCCGCTGAAGGTTTGTCTGTGCGAGACGCTCGCTCCGAGTACGGCGGAAAGCCGTTTTTGTCTGGTCATGTTCGATACCGAGCCGATGAAACCCAGCAATACGGGGCGTCTTATCGCTGATATTCTGCCGGATACCTCCGCGTTTCAATGGTCCCGTACGGAGCCGCCTCAGGCCCTGCTCGATTTAGTGGCCAGCCCCGACTATCAGCCTATGGTCGTTTTCCCCGCGTCTTATGCAGGCGCGGAGCGCCAGGTTCTTTCAGCGCCGCCATCCGGTAAACCCCCTCTGTTTATCATGCTGGACGGCACCTGGACCGAAGCGCGAAAAATGTTTCGCAAAAGCCCCTATCTCGACGCGCTGCCGGTCATTTCGGTCGATCTTTCCCGCGTCTCCGCCTACCGCCTGCGTGAAGCGCATGCTGACGGGCAATACTGCACCGCCGAAGTGGCGATTGCGCTTCTGGATTTAGCGGGAGATACCGTTGCGGCTGGCGCCCTGGGCAACCATTTCTCATGCTTCCGGGAGCGCTATCTGGCGGGAAAAACCGTTCATAAGGGCAGCGTCACAGCGCCCGAGCCAGAAAGCGTTTAAAATCATCAGGTCGCTTGCATTCACAGGAGGCCTCCATGAGCCAGCGAGGGTTAGAAGCGCTACTTCGTCCTAAATCCATTGCCGTCATCGGCGCATCAATGAAACCGGATCGTGCTGGCTATCTGATGATGCGCAATCTGCTGGCCGGGGGATTTAATGGTCCCGTCATGCCCGTCACGCCGTCTTATAAAGCCGTTCAGGGAGTGCTTGCATGGCCTGATGTACAAAGCCTGCCTTTCGTGCCGGATCTTGCCGTACTTTGTACAAACGCGAAGCGTAACCTGGAACTGCTGGAATCACTCGGCAAGAAAGGGTGTAAAACCTGCATTATTCTCTCGTCTCCGCCTGAACAGAAAGCCGAGCTTCTGGCCTGCGCCAGCCGCTATCAAATGCGCATTCTTGGGCCAAACAGTCTGGGCCTTCTCGCCCCCTGGCAGGGGCTGAATGCCAGTTTCTCTCCGGTTCCGATCCGCAAAGGCAAACTGGCGTTTATCTCGCAGTCGGCTGCGGTATCGAACACCATCCTCGACTGGGCGCAGCAGCGTGAAATGGGATTCTCCTACTTCATTGCCCTGGGCGACAGTCTGGATATCGACGTTGATGAGCTACTGGATTTTCTGGCACGTGACGGCAAAACCAGCGCGATCCTGCTTTATCTTGAGCACCTCAGCGACGCGCGTCGTTTTGTCTCGGCTTCGCGAAGCGCGTCGCGCAATAAGCCGATCCTGGTGATCAAAAGCGGACGAAGCCCTGCGGCACAGCGTCTACTCCATTCGCATTCCGGTATGGATCCCGCCTGGGACGCCGCCATTCAGCGCGCGGGGTTGCTGCGGGTACAGGATACGCACGAGCTTTTTTCCGCCGTTGAGACGTTAAGCCATATGCGCCCGTTGCGCGGTGAGAAGCTAATGATTGTCAGTAACGGTGCGGCCCCTGCAGCGCTCGCGCTGGACGAGCTGTGGCGGCGCTTCGGCAAGCTGGCAACGCTGAGTGAAGAGACGCTGCAGCGCCTGAGAGAAGCGCTTCCGACCAGCGTGACGCCCGGCAATCCGCTTGATTTGCGCGATGACGCCAGCAGCGACCACTATATCAGGGCTATCTCCATTTTGCTGGATAGCCAGGATTTCGATGCGCTGATGATTATCCACTCCCCCAGCGCGGTCGCGCCGGGTAGTGAAAGCGCGCGCGCGCTTATTGACGCCGTGCGCAACCATCCACGCGGTAAATACGTTACCCTGCTCACCAACTGGTGCGGTGAGTTTTCGTCTCAGGAGGCGCGGCGCTTGTTCAGCGAGGCCGGGCTGCCAACCTACCGCACGCCGGAAGGCACCATCACCGCGTTTATGCATATGGTGGAATATCGCCGCAACCAGAAACAGCTGCGTGAGACGCCGGCTTTGCCGGGGAATCTGACGGCGAACACCGTCGACGTTCACCGGCTGTTGCAGCAGGCCATTGAAGAAGGCGCAACCTCGCTTGATACGCATGAGGTCCAGCCCATTCTGGGCAGCTACGGGATGCAAACCCTGCCGACCTGGATCGCCAGCGACAGCGCAGAGGCCGTTCATATAGCCGAACAGATTGGCTATCCGGTTGCCCTGAAGCTACGTTCCCCGGATATCCCGCATAAGTCTGATGTTCAGGGGGTTATGTTATACCTGCGTACGGCAACAGAGGTGCAGCAGGCAACTGATGCTATTTTCGACCGGGTCAAAATGGCCTGGCCGCAGGCAAGGATCCACGGATTGCTGGTGCAAAGCATGGCCAACCGCGCAGGGGCTCAGGAATTACGGGTGGTGGTCGAACACGATCCCGTCTTCGGCCCGCTCATCATGCTGGGGGAAGGTGGCGTTGAGTGGCGCCCGGAGGAGCAGGCTGTGGTCGCTTTACCGCCGCTGAACATGAACCTGGCGCGCTATCTGATCATCCAGGCGATTAAAAGTAAAAAGATCCGTGGCCGGAGTGCGCTGCGCCCGCTTGATATTGCCGGGTTAAGTCAGTTCCTGGTGCAGGTGTCTAACCTGATTGTGGATTGTGCCGAAATCCAGCGGCTGGACATTCATCCGCTGCTCGCCTCGGGCAATGAGTTTACGGCGCTGGACGTGACCCTGGATATCGCGCCATTCGAAGGAGACCCAGAGAGCCGTCTGGCGATCCGCCCGTATCCCCTGCAGCTGGAGGAGTGGGTTGAGATGAAGAATGGAGAACGCGCCTTGTTCCGCCCTATTCTGCCGGAAGATGAGCCTCAGCTGCGGGCCTTTATCTCTCTGGTCACGAAAGAGGATCTTTATTATCGCTATTTTAGCGAAATCAACGAATTTACCCACGATGATTTAGCCAATATGACCCAGATCGACTACGATCGAGAAATGGCGTTTGTTGCCGTTCGTCGCGCCGCTAAGGGTGATGAGATCCTCGGCGTCACGCGTGCGATTTCTGACCCGGATAACGTTGATGCGGAGTTTGCGGTGCTGGTGCGCTCCGATCTTAAAGGCCTGGGTCTGGGAAGACGGCTGCTGGAAAAACTCATCAGCTATACGCGAGATCACGGATTGTTACGCCTCAATGGCATTACTATGCCTAACAATCGCGGTATGGTGACCCTGGCGCGAAAACTTGGGTTTGACGTTGATATTCAGCTGGACGAAGGTATTGTGGCCTTGTCCCTCAGTCTGACATCAGCAGATAAACGCGAGTAAGCTACTGGAAATGTTACCCACTTTGGACGGGACTGGTGGTATCATTGTCCGCTTATGTTGTTTGCATGGTACAGACAACCCTTCAATGAACAGAGAAGAAACGCACTGTGATGTTGTCAAAATTTAAGCGTAATAAACATCAACAACACCTTGCTCAACTACCGAAGATTTCTCAGTCAGTTGATGATGTAGAGTTCTTTTACGCTCCCGCTCATTTTCGGGAGACGCTTCTGGAAAAGATTGCCAGCGCCACGCGACGCATTTGCATTGTAGCGCTCTATCTTGAACAGGATGAAGGCGGGCGCGCGATCCTAAACGCGCTCTATGAAGCCAAACGTCAGCGTCCGGAACTTGATGTTCGCGTACTGGTAGACTGGCATCGCGCTCAGCGTGGCCGTATCGGCGCTGCCGCCTCAAACACCAATGCTGACTGGTATTGCCGTGCGGCGCAGGAAAATCCTGGCGTTGATGTGCCTGTTTATGGCGTCCCGGTAAATACCCGTGAAGCGCTCGGCGTCCTTCATTTCAAGGGATTCATCATTGATGACAGCGTGCTGTACAGCGGCGCAAGTCTGAACGATGTTTACCTTCATCAGCTCGATAAATATCGCTACGACCGCTACCATCTGATCCGTAATCCGCAGATGGCCGATATCATGTTTAACTGGGTTGATAAAAATCTGGTCTATGGCCGCGGTGTTAATCGCCTTGACGATCCCGAACGTCCGAAAAGCCCGGAAATCAAAAACGATGTTCGCGCCTTCCGCCAGGAGCTGCGTGATGCGGTCTATCATTTCCAGGGCAATGCGAATAACGAAGAGCTATCCGTTACCCCGCTGGTAGGGCTCGGCAAATCAAGCCAGCTGAACAAAACGATCTTCCATCTGATGCCGTGCGCGGAGCAGAAACTCACCATCTGTACGCCGTACTTCAACCTTCCTGCCGTGCTGGTGCGTAATATTATTCAGCTGCTGCGCGACGGTAAAAAAGTGGAAATCATCGTTGGTGATAAAACCGCAAACGACTTCTTCATTCCTGAAGATCAGCCGTTCAAAATCATCGGTGCGCTGCCTTATCTGTATGAGATTAACCTGCGCCGTTTCCTGAGCCGTTTACAGTATTACGTCAACACTGACCAGCTGGTAGTACGCCTCTGGAAAGACGAAGACAATAGTTACCATCTTAAAGGCATGTGGGTCGACGATGAGTGGATGCTGCTGACCGGTAACAACCTCAACCCACGCGCGTGGCGACTGGATCTGGAAAACGCTATCCTGATCCATGACCCGCAGCATGAGTTAGCCGCACAGCGTGAACGTGAGCTGGAGCTGATTCGCACGCATACTACTGTGGTGAATCATTACCGCGAATTGCAGAGCATTGCCGATTACCCGGTGAAAGTCCGCAAGCTTATCCGCCGCTTACGTCGTATCCGTATCGACCGACTTATCAGCCGTATTCTGTAATGTCCAGGCCCTGCCACCCGCAGGGCTTTTTTATGGAGCCGTTGATGCGTATTCCTCTGTTACTTAGCGTCCTCTTTCTCAGTGGCTGTAGCCATATGGCTAACGATAACTGGTCCGGACAGGATAAAGCCCAGCATTTCCTCGCTTCCGCGATGTTGTCCGCAGCCGGTAATGAATATGCGCAGCATCAGGGATACAGCCGGGATCGTAGCGCGGCGATAGGGTTGATGTTCTCAGTCAGTCTTGGAGCATCAAAAGAACTGTGGGATAGCCGCCCCGCAGGGAGCGGCTGGAGCTGGAAAGATTTCGCCTGGGATGTCGCCGGCGCAACGACCGGCTATGCCGTGTGGCAGATGGCGCGCTATTAAAGTCGAATGCCTTTCCCTTTGCGATGCAGCATCAGGGAAACAACAAAAGCCAGTGCGCCCATTATCGTTACGTACCAGAAGAATGTCGTTTCACTTCCCCATGATTTAAGCGACAACGCAACGTACTCCGCCGATCCGCCAAACAACGCATTAGCTACCGCATAAGAGAGCCCGACCCCTAAAGCGCGTACCTGCGCCGGGAACATTTCAGCTTTCAGTATTCCGCTAATAGAGGTATAGAAACTGACAATCACCATCGCCAGCATCAGCAGCGCAAACGCCGCATACGGCGAAGTCACATGCTGAAGGGCCGACAGAATAGGTACGGTACATAACGCCGACAGGCCGCCAAAAATCAGCATCGACGTACGTCGACCGATTTTATCCGAGAGCGCACCGATAATAGGTTGTATGAGCATAAAGACAAACAGCGCCACGGTCATGACTACGCTGGCAACGTTTGCGTGCATGCCGGTGGTGTTCACCAGGTACTTCTGCATATAGGTCGTGAACGTGTAGAAACTGAGAGAGCCACCCGCAGTAAAGCCCAGCACCATAAGGAAAGCTTTGCGGTTACGCCATAACCCTTTGAATGTTCCAGCCTCCTTCAGCGTTCTGACTTCCTTCTGAGAGGTTTCATCTAACTGACGGCGTAGCCAAAGTGCGACAACCGCCAGTACTGCGCCCATCGCGAAAGGAATTCGCCATCCCCAGGCATGAAGTTGTTCGTCCGTCAGAATTTGCTGCAGGATCACCACCACAAGAATGGCCAGCAGTTGACCACCAATCAGCGTGACGTACTGGAATGAGGCGTAAAAACCTTTACGGCCTTCCAGTGCAATCTCACTCATGTAGGTCGCACTGGTACCGTATTCACCCCCCACCGATAATCCCTGAAATAAGCGGGCCAGTAACAGTAGCGCCGGTGCCCAGGTGCCAATCGATTCATATCCCGGTAAGCAAGCGATCACCAGAGAACCAAAGCACATCATGCACACCGAGATCAGCATAGAAGCCTTACGGCCGCGACGATCCGCAATGCGGCCGAACAGCCAGCCCCCAATGGGTCGCATTAAAAACCCTGCAGCAAAAACCCCCGCTGTTTGTAGCAGCTGCGTTGTGGTGTTGCCGGATGGGAAAAAAATATGTGCGAAGTAGAGTGAACAGAATGAGTAGACGTAAAAGTCGAACCATTCAACCAGATTCCCTGAAGAGGCGCTGACGATTGCCCATACCCTTCTTCGGGTATCACTGTTAGCCAGCGTCCCGTTTGATGTAATGCTTTCTGTCATTGTGATTATGCTCCTGCCATAAACAGCGGCGTATTGAGCCAGGAGACTCAATTACCTCGTAAATGAAATGTTATAATTTTGTTATAAATGACATTGCGACAGGGATCACACATTCCATTAGCAGGATAAGGGATTAAGAGAAAGGCCAGAGAGGTTAAGCGCAAAGCAAAAAACCCCGCACCTTACGGTACGGGGTTCTTCTAATTGATGCCTGGCAGTTCCCTACTCTCACATGGGGAGACCCCACACTACCATCGGCGCTACGGCGTTTCACTTCTGAGTTCGGCATGGGGTCAGGTGGGACCACCGCGCTAAAGCCGCCAGGCAAATTCTGTTAATCTGTATCAGGCTGAAAATCGTGTCTCTCTTCGCCAAAACACCTTCGGCGTTGTAAGGTTAAGCCTCACGGTTCATTAGTATCGGTTAGCTCAACGCATCGCTGCGCTTACACACCCGACCTATCAACGTCGTAGTCTTCAACGTTCCTTCAGGACCCTTAAAGGGTCAGGGAGAACTCATCTCGGGGCAAGTTTCGTGCTTAGATGCTTTCAGCACTTATCTTTTCCGCATTTAGCTACCGGGCAGTGCCATTGGCATGACAACCCGAACACCAGTGATGCGTCCACTCCGGTCCTCTCGTACTAGGAGCAGCCCCCCTCAATTCTCCAGCGCCCACGGCAGATAGGGACCGAACTGTCTCACGACGTTCTAAACCCAGCTCGCGTACCACTTTAAATGGCGAACAGCCATACCCTTGGGACCTACTTCAGCCCCAGGATGTGATGAGCCGACATCGAGGTGCCAAACACCGCCGTCGATATGAACTCTTGGGCGGTATCAGCCTGTTATCCCCGGAGTACCTTTTATCCGTTGAGCGATGGCCCTTCCATTCAGAACCACCGGATCACTATGACCTGCTTTCGCACCTGCTCGAGCCGTCACTCTCGCAGTCAAGCTAGCTTATGCCATTGCACTAACCTCCTGATGTCCGACCAGGATTAGCTAACCTTCGTGCTCCTCCGTTACTCTTTGGGAGGAGACCGCCCCAGTCAAACTACCCACCAGACACTGTCCGCAACCCGGATTACGGGTCTACGTTAGAACACCAGCCATTAAAGGGTGGTATTTCAAGGGCGGCTCCACGCAGACTGGCGTCCACGCTTCAAAGCCTCCCACCTATCCTACACATCAAGGACCAGTGTTCAGTGTCAAGCTATAGTAAAGGTTCACGGGGTCTTTCCGTCTTGCCGCGGGTACACTGCATCTTCACAGCGAGTTCAATTTCACTGAGTCTCGGGTGGAGACAGCCTGGCCATCATTACGCCATTCGTGCAGGTCGGAACTTACCCGACAAGGAATTTCGCTACCTTAGGACCGTTATAGTTACGGCCGCCGTTTACCGGGGCTTCGATCAAGAGCTTCGCGTTACCGCTAACCCCATCAATTAACCTTCCGGCACCGGGCAGGCGTCACACCGTATACGTCC from Enterobacter dykesii encodes the following:
- the ung gene encoding uracil-DNA glycosylase, whose product is MTTPLTWHDVLAEEKQQPYFINTLSTVAAERQSGQTIYPPQKDVFNAFRYTELSDVKVVILGQDPYHGPGQAHGLAFSVRPGVAIPPSLLNMYKELEATVPGFTRPNHGYLESWARQGVLLLNTVLTVRAGQAHSHASLGWETFTDKVISLINEHREGVVFLLWGSHAQKKGAIIDRQRHHVLKAPHPSPLSAHRGFFGSNHFVLANEWLEKSGEKPIDWMPVLPAESE
- a CDS encoding tRNA/rRNA methyltransferase, whose protein sequence is MNDEMKNKSGKVKVMYVRSDDDSDKRTQNPRTGKGGGRPASSRADGGRRPARDDRNNRGDDRKRDDRKRDDRPRSDRPRSDRPRDDRPRDDFSRDNASPWRTVSRAPGDETPEKADHGGISGKSFIDPEVLRRQRAEETRVYGENACQALFQSRPECIVRAWFIQSVTPRFKEALRWMAANRKAYHVVDDAELTKASGTEHHGGVCFLIKKRNGTTVQQWVSQADADDCVLALEDVGNPHNLGAMMRSCAHFGVKGVLLQDAALLESGAAIRTAEGGAEHVQPITGDSVLDALEQFRKAGYSIVTTSSHAGTPLFKATLPRKMVLVLGQERDGLSDAALSSADLSVSIDGTGNVESLNVSVATGVLLAEWWRQNKA
- the trxC gene encoding thioredoxin TrxC; this translates as MNTVCANCQALNRIPDDRIEDGAKCGRCGHELFDGEVINATGATLDKLLKDDLPVVIDFWAPWCGPCRSFAPIFEDVAEERSGKMRFVKVNTEAEPELSARFRIRSIPTIMIFKNGEAIDMLNGAVPKAPFESWLNESL
- a CDS encoding tRNA-uridine aminocarboxypropyltransferase, whose protein sequence is MTDNAVLKLRAERLARATRPFLARGNRIRRCQRCLLPLKVCLCETLAPSTAESRFCLVMFDTEPMKPSNTGRLIADILPDTSAFQWSRTEPPQALLDLVASPDYQPMVVFPASYAGAERQVLSAPPSGKPPLFIMLDGTWTEARKMFRKSPYLDALPVISVDLSRVSAYRLREAHADGQYCTAEVAIALLDLAGDTVAAGALGNHFSCFRERYLAGKTVHKGSVTAPEPESV
- a CDS encoding bifunctional acetate--CoA ligase family protein/GNAT family N-acetyltransferase; translated protein: MSQRGLEALLRPKSIAVIGASMKPDRAGYLMMRNLLAGGFNGPVMPVTPSYKAVQGVLAWPDVQSLPFVPDLAVLCTNAKRNLELLESLGKKGCKTCIILSSPPEQKAELLACASRYQMRILGPNSLGLLAPWQGLNASFSPVPIRKGKLAFISQSAAVSNTILDWAQQREMGFSYFIALGDSLDIDVDELLDFLARDGKTSAILLYLEHLSDARRFVSASRSASRNKPILVIKSGRSPAAQRLLHSHSGMDPAWDAAIQRAGLLRVQDTHELFSAVETLSHMRPLRGEKLMIVSNGAAPAALALDELWRRFGKLATLSEETLQRLREALPTSVTPGNPLDLRDDASSDHYIRAISILLDSQDFDALMIIHSPSAVAPGSESARALIDAVRNHPRGKYVTLLTNWCGEFSSQEARRLFSEAGLPTYRTPEGTITAFMHMVEYRRNQKQLRETPALPGNLTANTVDVHRLLQQAIEEGATSLDTHEVQPILGSYGMQTLPTWIASDSAEAVHIAEQIGYPVALKLRSPDIPHKSDVQGVMLYLRTATEVQQATDAIFDRVKMAWPQARIHGLLVQSMANRAGAQELRVVVEHDPVFGPLIMLGEGGVEWRPEEQAVVALPPLNMNLARYLIIQAIKSKKIRGRSALRPLDIAGLSQFLVQVSNLIVDCAEIQRLDIHPLLASGNEFTALDVTLDIAPFEGDPESRLAIRPYPLQLEEWVEMKNGERALFRPILPEDEPQLRAFISLVTKEDLYYRYFSEINEFTHDDLANMTQIDYDREMAFVAVRRAAKGDEILGVTRAISDPDNVDAEFAVLVRSDLKGLGLGRRLLEKLISYTRDHGLLRLNGITMPNNRGMVTLARKLGFDVDIQLDEGIVALSLSLTSADKRE
- the pssA gene encoding CDP-diacylglycerol--serine O-phosphatidyltransferase; the protein is MLSKFKRNKHQQHLAQLPKISQSVDDVEFFYAPAHFRETLLEKIASATRRICIVALYLEQDEGGRAILNALYEAKRQRPELDVRVLVDWHRAQRGRIGAAASNTNADWYCRAAQENPGVDVPVYGVPVNTREALGVLHFKGFIIDDSVLYSGASLNDVYLHQLDKYRYDRYHLIRNPQMADIMFNWVDKNLVYGRGVNRLDDPERPKSPEIKNDVRAFRQELRDAVYHFQGNANNEELSVTPLVGLGKSSQLNKTIFHLMPCAEQKLTICTPYFNLPAVLVRNIIQLLRDGKKVEIIVGDKTANDFFIPEDQPFKIIGALPYLYEINLRRFLSRLQYYVNTDQLVVRLWKDEDNSYHLKGMWVDDEWMLLTGNNLNPRAWRLDLENAILIHDPQHELAAQRERELELIRTHTTVVNHYRELQSIADYPVKVRKLIRRLRRIRIDRLISRIL
- a CDS encoding YfiM family lipoprotein, with amino-acid sequence MRIPLLLSVLFLSGCSHMANDNWSGQDKAQHFLASAMLSAAGNEYAQHQGYSRDRSAAIGLMFSVSLGASKELWDSRPAGSGWSWKDFAWDVAGATTGYAVWQMARY
- a CDS encoding MFS transporter — its product is MTESITSNGTLANSDTRRRVWAIVSASSGNLVEWFDFYVYSFCSLYFAHIFFPSGNTTTQLLQTAGVFAAGFLMRPIGGWLFGRIADRRGRKASMLISVCMMCFGSLVIACLPGYESIGTWAPALLLLARLFQGLSVGGEYGTSATYMSEIALEGRKGFYASFQYVTLIGGQLLAILVVVILQQILTDEQLHAWGWRIPFAMGAVLAVVALWLRRQLDETSQKEVRTLKEAGTFKGLWRNRKAFLMVLGFTAGGSLSFYTFTTYMQKYLVNTTGMHANVASVVMTVALFVFMLIQPIIGALSDKIGRRTSMLIFGGLSALCTVPILSALQHVTSPYAAFALLMLAMVIVSFYTSISGILKAEMFPAQVRALGVGLSYAVANALFGGSAEYVALSLKSWGSETTFFWYVTIMGALAFVVSLMLHRKGKGIRL